The Raphanus sativus cultivar WK10039 chromosome 2, ASM80110v3, whole genome shotgun sequence genome includes a region encoding these proteins:
- the LOC108842978 gene encoding PHD finger protein ALFIN-LIKE 5 isoform X2 — translation MEGGGGGGGGAHYNPRTVEEVFRDFKGRRAGILRALTTDVKEFFQQCNPEKDNLCLYGFPNQVWEVNLPAEEVPPELPEPALGINFARDGMQEKEWLSLVAVHSDAWLLSVSFYFGSRFAFDKADRKRLFNMINEVPTVFEVVTGSAKKQTEEQPSSVTKNGNRSKSNSKVRDLDVKSSRKIQVSEEDEGAEEEGVEEEDEEEHGETMCGACGDNYASDFWICCDMCEKWFHGKCVKITPARAEHIKQYKCPSCSNKRARP, via the exons atggaaggaggaggaggaggaggaggaggtgccCACTACAACCCTCGAACAGTCGAAGAAGTCTTCCGAGATTTCAAGGGCCGCCGTGCTGGCATCCTCCGTGCTCTCACCACCg atgtGAAAGAGTTTTTCCAGCAATGCAATCCTG AGAAGGACAACCTTTGCTTGTATGGATTCCCGAATCAAGTGTGGGAAGTTAACTTACCAGCTGAAGAAGTGCCTCCTGAGCTCCCTGAGCCTGCGCTCGGCATCAACTTTGCCAGGGATGGAATGCAGGAAAAAGAATGGCTTTCTCTTGTTGCTGTCCACAGTGATGCCTGGTTGCTTTCTGTCTCCTTTTACTTCGGTTCAAGATTTGCTTTTGATAAAGCTGACAG GAAACGCTTGTTCAACATGATAAACGAGGTTCCTACTGTATTTGAAGTTGTAACTGGAAGTGCTAAAAAACAAACAGAGGAGCAGCCTTCTTCAGTAACTAAAAATGGCAACAGATCCAAGTCTAATTCAAAAGTG AGAGATTTAGATGTCAAAAGCTCAAGGAAGATACAGGTTAGTGAAGAGGATGAAGGAGCAGAGGAGGAAGGAGTagaggaagaggatgaagaagaacacGGTGAAACCATGTGTGGAGCTTGTGGAGATAACTATGCTTCTGATTTCTGGATTTGCTGCGACATGTGCGAGAAATGGTTTCATGGGAAGTGTGTGAAGATCACTCCAGCTAGAGCTGAACATATCAAGCAATACAAGTGCCCTTCTTGCAGCAACAAAAGAGCTCGACCCTAA
- the LOC108842977 gene encoding alpha/beta hydrolase domain-containing protein WAV2: protein MAYVSVLLYGIGGIVVAGVALLVVFQEKLVYVPVLPGLTKSYPITPARLNLIYEDVWLRSSDGVRLHSWFIKMLPLSQGPTILFFQENAGNIAHRLEMVRIMIQNLNCNVFMLSYRGYGESDGYPSQHGIIKDAQAALDHLSQRTDIDTSRIVVFGRSLGGAVGTVLTKNNPEKVSALILENTFTSILDMAGVLLPFLKWFIGGSGTKSLKLLNFVVRSPWNTIDTIAEVKQPVLFLSGLKDEMVPPFHMKMLYAKAAARNSQCTFVEFPSGMHMDTWLTGGDVYWRSVMQFLVKHAPEEKKQQ from the exons ATGGCGTACGTGAGCGTGTTGTTGTACGGAATAGGAGGGATAGTGGTGGCGGGAGTGGCGCTGCTGGTGGTGTTCCAGGAGAAGCTTGTGTACGTCCCGGTTCTTCCCGGTTTAACCAAGTCGTACCCTATCACACCGGCAAGGCTTAATCTCATATACGAGGACGTTTGGCTTCGCTCCTCCGATGGCGTACGCCTCCACTCTTGGTTCATCAAAATGCTCCCTCTTTCTCAAG GTCCAACCATTCTATTTTTCCAGGAGAATGCTGGAA ATATTGCTCATCGTCTAGAGATGGTTCGCATCATGATACAAAACTTGAACTGCAACGTATTCATGCTTTCATATCGCGG CTATGGGGAAAGTGATGGGTATCCGTCACAGCATGGAATCATTAAAGATGCTCAG GCTGCGTTGGATCACCTTTCTCAAAGGACGGATATTGATACATCTAGAATAGTTGTGTTTGGAAGGTCCCTTGGAGGAGCTGTTGGAACTGTTCTTACCAAAAACAATCCCGAAAAg GTATCTGCATTGATTCTGGAAAACACTTTCACATCCATTCTTGACATGGCTGGTGTTTTGCTGCCCTTCCTCAAGTGGTTTATTGGAGGAAGTGGTACTAAAAGCCTGAAACTTCTTAATTTTGTTGTACGCTCCCCCTGGAACACAATTGATACTATTGCTGAG GTCAAACAACCAGTACTTTTCCTCTCTGGACTGAAAGATGAAATGGTCCCTCCATTTCACATGAAAATGCTATATGCCAAAGCGGCTGCACGTAACTCTCAGTGCACCTTTGTGGAATTTCCAAGTGGGATGCATATGGATACATGGCTGACTGGGGGTGACGTTTACTGGAGATCGGTCATGCAGTTCCTTGTAAAGCATGCACCTgaggaaaagaaacaacaataa
- the LOC108839811 gene encoding glutaredoxin-C4, which translates to MTMIRSFSMAMLLVSLVVSSIFSIVVSSPEADFVQKTISSHKIVIFSKSYCPYCRRAKSVFIELDQVPHVVELDQREDGWSVQSALGEIVGRRTVPQVFIHGKHIGGSDDTVEAHESGELAKLLGVSTKAEL; encoded by the exons ATGACAATGATAAGATCTTTCTCGATGGCAATGTTGCTCGTCTCACTAGTTGTTTCATCCATATTTTCTATTGTTGTTTCTTCCCCAGAAGCAGACTTTGTTCAGAAGACCATCTCTTCCCACAAGATCGTCATCTTCTCCAAATCCTACTGCCc GTATTGCAGGAGAGCTAAATCTGTGTTCATTGAGCTGGATCAGGTTCCTCATGTTGTCGAGCTTGACCAAAGAG AAGATGGTTGGAGCGTTCAGAGTGCACTTGGAGAGATTGTTGGAAGGCGAACAGTACCACAGGTTTTCATTCACGGAAAGCACATCGGAGGATCAGACG ATACCGTAGAAGCGCATGAGAGCGGAGAACTGGCCAAACTTCTCGGTGTTTCCACAAAAGCTGAACTCTAG
- the LOC108842168 gene encoding myosin-17: MVAPVNIIVGSHVWIEDPGLAWIDGEVVKINGEEVHAHTTTGKTVVAKIANVFPKDMEALPGGVDDMTKLSYLHEPGVLQNLAMRYELNEIYTYTGNILIAVNPFQRLPHLYDTHMMEQYKGAGFGELSPHVFAIAEVAYRAMINEGKSNSILVSGESGAGKTETTKMLMRYLAYLGGRSGVEGRTVEQQVLESNPVLEAFGNAKTLRNNNSSRFGKFVELQFDRSGRISGAAVRTYLLERSRVCQISDPERNYHCFYMLCAAPPEEREKFKLGDPKSFHYLNQSKCYKLDGVDDTEEYLATRRAMDIVGISEEEQDAIFRVVAAILHLGNVEFAKGKEIDSSVLKDDKSRFHLDATAELLRCNAKSLEDALIKRAMITPEEVITKTLDPDSATGSRDALAKTIYSRLFDWLVDKINNSIGQDPNSKTIIGVLDIYGFESFKTNSFEQFCINFTNEKLQQHFNQHVFKMEQEDYTKEEINWSYIEFVDNKDVLELIEKKPGGVIALLDEACMFPKSTHETFAQKLYQTFKNSKRFTKPKLSRTSFAISHYAGEVTYQADLFLDKNKDYVVAEHQDLLIASSDTFVAGLFPRLAEETSSKTKFSSIGSRFKLQLQSLMETLNSTEPHYIRCVKPNNVLKPAIFENLNVIQQLRCGGVLEAIRISCAGYPTKRTFYDFLNRFGVLAPDVLDGNYDDKVACRMLLDKIGLKGYELGKTKVFLRAGQMAELDARRAEVLGNAARRIQRQSRTFIARKEFRALRGAAIALQSNCRGKLACNLYEEMRRQAAAVKIQKSFRGHIARESYLRIRHSAIAVQTALRGMVARNEFRLRKQMKAATIIQARLRSHLAHSYYKKLQKAALSTQCGWRSRVARKELRTLKMAARDTGALREAKDKLEKRVEELTWRLQLEKRQRTELEEAKAQEYAKQQEALQAMRLQVEEANAAVIREREAARKAIEEAPPVIKETPVLVEDTEKINSLTSEVEALKASLESERQAAENLRKAFSEAEARNSELATELENATRKADQLHESVQRLEEKLSNSESEIQVLRQQALAISPTSRTMPTRSKTMLLPRTPENGSLLNGETKTTPDMALAVREPESEEKPQKYLNEKQQENQDLLVKCISQNLGYAGGKPVAACVIYKCLLHWRSFEVERTSVFDRIIQTIASAIEVPDNNEVLAYWLSNSATLLLLLQRTLKATGAASLTPQRRRTTSASLFGRMSQGIRASPQSAGHSFLNRQALTKLDDLRQVEAKYPALLFKQQLTAFLEKIYGMIRDNLKKEISPLLGLCIQAPRTSRASLVKGRAQANAVAQQALIAHWQSIRKSLNSYLNLMKVNNAPPFLVRKVFTQIFSFINVQLFNSLLLRRECCSFSNGEYVKAGLAELEQWCGEASDEYAGSAWDELRHIRQAVGFLVIHQKPKKTLDEVTRDLCPVLSIQQLYRISTMYWDDKYGTHSVSSDVIANMRVMMTEDSNNAVSSSFLLDDDSSIPFTVEDISKSMQQVDVNDIEPPQLIRENSGFGFLLTRKEGSAS; encoded by the exons ATG GTTGCCCCAGTCAATATTATAGTTGGTTCTCATGTTTGGATTGAAGATCCAGGGTTGGCGTGGATTGATGGAGAAGTTGTCAAAATTAATGGCGAAGAAGTTCATGCACACACCACTACCGGGAAGACC GTTGTGGCCAAAATCGCAAACGTGTTTCCAAAGGATATGGAGGCGCTCCCTGGGGGTGTTGATGACATGACAAAGCTCTCATATCTACATGAACCAGGTGTTTTGCAGAACTTGGCCATGAGATATGAACTGAACGAAATTTAT ACTTATACCGGAAACATCTTGATTGCTGTCAATCCGTTTCAAAGGTTACCACATCTCTATGATACTCATATGATGGAGCAGTACAAAGGAGCAGGTTTTGGTGAATTAAGCCCCCATGTTTTTGCAATCGCAGAAGTTGCTTACAG AGCGATGATCAATGAGGGCAAGAGCAACTCAATTCTGGTTAGTGGGGAAAGTGGAGCTGGTAAAACTGAGACCACAAAGATGCTTATGCGCTATCTTGCTTACCTTGGTGGTCGATCCGGCGTTGAAGGAAGGACAGTGGAACAGCAAGTTCTAGAG TCTAATCCAGTTCTTGAAGCATTTGGAAACGCCAAAACTCTCAGGAACAATAACTCCAG TCGATTTGGAAAGTTTGTCGAGCTTCAGTTTGACAGAAGTGGGAGAATATCTGGAGCAGCTGTCCGAACATATTTGTTGGAAAGGTCTCGAGTGTGTCAAATATCAGATCCAGAAAGAAATTACCACTGTTTTTACATGTTATGTGCTGCCCCACCGGAG GAAAGAGAAAAGTTTAAGTTGGGAGATCCTAAGTCGTTCCACTACCTAAATCAATCGAAGTGCTATAAGCTGGATGGAGTGGATGACACCGAGGAGTATCTTGCTACCCGACGAGCTATGGATATTGTTGGCATCAGTGAAGAGGAACAG GATGCAATCTTTAGAGTTGTTGCTGCAATCCTGCATCTAGGTAATGTCGAATTCGCAAAAGGAAAAGAGATTGACTCCTCAGTTCTGAAGGATGACAAATCAAGATTTCACCTGGATGCGACTGCTGAACTTCTTAG GTGTAATGCAAAGAGCTTGGAAGATGCATTGATTAAACGTGCAATGATTACACCAGAAGAGGTTATTACAAAAACACTTGATCCTGATTCAGCCACGGGTAGCAGGGATGCATTAGCAAAAACTATCTATTCACGCTTGTTTGATTG GCTTGTTGATAAAATTAACAACTCTATCGGGCAAGATCCAAACTCTAAGACAATAATTGGTGTTCTTGATATCTATGGGTTCGAAAGCTTTAAGACCAACAG CTTTGAGCAGTTTTGCATCAATTTTACCAATGAAAAGCTGCAACAACATTTCAACCAG CACGTCTTCAAAATGGAACAAGAAGATTATACCAAAGAAGAGATCAACTGGAGTTACATAGAGTTTGTTGATAACAAGGATGTGTTGGAACTCATTGAGAAG AAACCTGGAGGAGTCATTGCACTTCTAGATGAAGCATG TATGTTTCCGAAGTCGACACATGAAACATTTGCTCAAAAGCTGTATCAAACGTTCAAAAACAGTAAGCGGTTTACGAAACCAAAGCTATCTCGGACAAGCTTTGCAATATCGCATTATGCTGGAGAG GTAACTTATCAGGCTGACTTGTTCCTTGACAAGAACAAAGATTACGTTGTGGCAGAACATCAGGATCTTTTGATCGCTTCCAGTGATACTTTCGTAGCTGGTTTATTTCCTCGCCTAGCAGAAGAAACGTCAagtaaaaccaaattttctTCCATCGGGTCACGCTTTAAG CTTCAACTTCAGTCGCTGATGGAGACACTCAACTCAACTGAACCTCACTACATCAGATGTGTGAAGCCAAATAATGTACTTAAGCCTGCCATTTTCGAGAATCTGAACGTAATTCAACAATTACGGTGTGGT GGTGTTCTGGAAGCTATTAGAATCAGCTGTGCTGGTTATCCAACAAAGCGGACATTTTATGACTTTCTCAATCGTTTTGGTGTTCTTGCTCCCGATGTTCTGGATGGAAA TTATGACGACAAAGTTGCATGCAGAATGCTTCTGGATAAGATAGGCTTAAAGGGTTATGAA TTAGGGAAAACAAAAGTATTCCTTAGAGCTGGTCAGATGGCTGAGTTGGATGCAAGAAGAGCCGAGGTTCTTGGAAATGCCGCTAGGAGGATCCAAAGGCAAAGCCGTACTTTTATCGCTCGTAAAGAGTTTCGTGCTCTACGTGGAGCTGCTATTGCATTGCAGTCTAATTGCCGAG GCAAATTGGCATGCAACCTTTATGAGGAAATGCGACGCCAAGCAGCAGCGGTGAAGATTCAGAAGAGTTTCAGAGGACATATTGCCAGAGAATCTTATTTGAGAATTAGGCATTCAGCAATAGCAGTTCAAACAGCACTCAGGGGAATGGTTGCTCGCAATGAGTTCAGATTAAGAAAGCAAATGAAGGCTGCTACTATTATTCAG GCTCGTCTTCGTAGTCACCTGGCACATTCTTACTACAAGAAACTCCAGAAAGCTGCTCTTTCTACGCAATGTGGCTGGAGGAGCAGGGTTGCACGAAAAGAATTAAGGACACTCAAAATG GCTGCGCGAGACACAGGAGCCCTTAGAGAGGCGAAGGACAAACTTGAGAAGCGTGTTGAAGAACTAACATGGCGTTTACAGCTTGAAAAGCGACAGAGA ACTGAGCTGGAAGAGGCAAAAGCCCAAGAATATGCAAAACAACAGGAGGCTCTGCAAGCAATGCGGTTGCAAGTTGAAGAAGCAAACGCTGCTGTGATTAGGGAAAGAGAGGCTGCAAGGAAAGCTATCGAAGAAGCGCCTCCAGTCATTAAGGAGACTCCGGTATTGGTTGAGGATACTGAAAAAATCAATTCATTAACATCAGAGGTGGAGGCTCTAAAG GCTTCGCTTGAGTCTGAACGACAAGCTGCAGAAAACTTGAGAAAAGCTTTCTCAGAGGCAGAGGCTAGAAACTCTGAGCTGGCCACAGAGCTTGAAAATGCGACGAGAAAAGCAGACCAGCTTCATGAATCGGTACAAAG ACTAGAAGAGAAGCTTTCCAATTCAGAATCAGAGATTCAAGTTCTTCGTCAACAGGCACTTGCTATATCTCCAACCAGCAGAACTATGCCCACGCGATCAAAAACAATGCTTTTACCG AGAACTCCAGAGAATGGAAGTCTTCTTAATGGAGAAACAAAGACCACACCG GACATGGCTCTTGCTGTACGGGAACCAGAGTCTGAGGAGAAACCACAGAAATATCTTAATGAAAAGCAGCAG GAAAACCAAGATCTACTGGTCAAGTGTATCTCACAAAACCTTGGATATGCTGGAGGAAAGCCTGTTGCTGCATGTGTCATATACAAATGTCTTCTTCACTGGAGATCATTTGAAGTCGAAAGAACTAGCGTCTTTGACCGTATCATCCAAACAATAGCTTCGGCCATTGAA GTACCAGATAATAACGAGGTTTTGGCGTATTGGTTATCTAATTCAGCCACGCTATTACTGCTTCTGCAACGCACACTCAAAGCAACTGGAGCAGCTAGTTTAACACCACAGAGACGAAGAACAACATCAGCATCCCTATTTGGAAGAATGTCACAA GGAATAAGGGCATCACCTCAAAGTGCTGGACACTCTTTTCTGAATAGACAAGCGCTCACCAAGCTTGACGACTTGAGGCAAGTTGAAGCAAAGTACCCGGCACTACTTTTCAAGCAGCAGCTTACTGCATTCCTCGAGAAGATATATGGAATGATCAGAGATAATCTAAAGAAAGAGATCTCTCCCCTTCTTGGGTTATGTATACAG GCACCAAGGACATCAAGGGCAAGTTTAGTGAAAGGGAGAGCACAAGCAAACGCTGTTGCTCAACAAGCTCTGATTGCCCATTGGCAAAGTATTAGGAAAAGCCTAAACAGTTACTTGAATCTAATGAAAGTGAACAAC GCTCCACCTTTCTTAGTCCGCAAAGTATTCACACAAATATTCTCCTTCATCAATGTTCAGCTTTTCAACAG TCTTCTTCTACGTCGTGAATGTTGCTCATTCAGCAACGGCGAGTACGTTAAAGCAGGCTTGGCTGAACTAGAGCAGTGGTGTGGAGAGGCTTCTGATGAA TATGCTGGTTCTGCTTGGGATGAGTTGAGGCATATCAGGCAGGCAGTTGGTTTCCtg GTCATTCATCAAAAGCCAAAAAAGACATTGGACGAAGTAACAAGAGACCTCTGTCCG GTGCTAAGTATACAGCAGCTATACAGAATCAGCACAATGTACTGGGATGACAAATATGGCACTCATAGCGTTTCTTCAGAT GTTATTGCAAACATGAGGGTGATGATGACCGAGGACTCGAACAATGCTGTAAGCAGCTCTTTCCTTTTGGACGATGACTCAAG CATTCCATTCACGGTGGAAGACATATCGAAGTCAATGCAACAAGTGGATGTGAATGACATCGAACCTCCTCAACTGATCCGTGAAAACTCAGGTTTTGGATTCTTACTCACACGTAAAGAAGGCAGTGCGTCTTAA
- the LOC108836839 gene encoding MOB kinase activator-like 1B: MAIHTVDFYNHVNVLYATLGEFCTPITCPIMNAGLYEYRWADGVAIKKPITVSAPEYVEYLMNWTESQINSEAIFPQKSGVPFPPNFKDFVKQILKRLFRVYAHIYHCHFKKIVGFKEEAHLNTCFKHLVLFISEYQLMDEAELAPVKDLVEQILNP, from the exons ATGGCCATTCACA cCGTAGATTTCTACAACCATGTGAACGTTTTGTACGCTACTCTCGGAGAGTTCTGCACACCCATCACTTGCCCAATCATGAATGCTGGATT ATATGAGTACAGATGGGCAGATGGAGTTGCTATAAAGAAGCCAATAACGGTTTCTGCTCCTGAATATGTTGAGTATCTCATGAACTGGACTGAAAGTCAGATCAATAGCGAAGCCATCTTTCCGCAAAAATCTG GAGTACCATTCCCACCAAACTTTAAGGATTTCGTGAAGCAGATTTTGAAGAGGTTGTTTCGAGTTTATGCACACATCTATCACTGTCACTTTAAGAAGATTGTGGGATTCAAGGAAGAAGCTCATCTCAACACTTGCTTCAAGCATCTTGTTCTCTTCATATCT GAGTACCAGTTGATGGATGAAGCAGAGTTGGCTCCTGTTAAAGACCTCGTGGAACAGATTCTGAACCCATAG
- the LOC108842978 gene encoding PHD finger protein ALFIN-LIKE 5 isoform X1: MEGGGGGGGGAHYNPRTVEEVFRDFKGRRAGILRALTTDVKEFFQQCNPEKDNLCLYGFPNQVWEVNLPAEEVPPELPEPALGINFARDGMQEKEWLSLVAVHSDAWLLSVSFYFGSRFAFDKADRKRLFNMINEVPTVFEVVTGSAKKQTEEQPSSVTKNGNRSKSNSKVGMQRDLDVKSSRKIQVSEEDEGAEEEGVEEEDEEEHGETMCGACGDNYASDFWICCDMCEKWFHGKCVKITPARAEHIKQYKCPSCSNKRARP, from the exons atggaaggaggaggaggaggaggaggaggtgccCACTACAACCCTCGAACAGTCGAAGAAGTCTTCCGAGATTTCAAGGGCCGCCGTGCTGGCATCCTCCGTGCTCTCACCACCg atgtGAAAGAGTTTTTCCAGCAATGCAATCCTG AGAAGGACAACCTTTGCTTGTATGGATTCCCGAATCAAGTGTGGGAAGTTAACTTACCAGCTGAAGAAGTGCCTCCTGAGCTCCCTGAGCCTGCGCTCGGCATCAACTTTGCCAGGGATGGAATGCAGGAAAAAGAATGGCTTTCTCTTGTTGCTGTCCACAGTGATGCCTGGTTGCTTTCTGTCTCCTTTTACTTCGGTTCAAGATTTGCTTTTGATAAAGCTGACAG GAAACGCTTGTTCAACATGATAAACGAGGTTCCTACTGTATTTGAAGTTGTAACTGGAAGTGCTAAAAAACAAACAGAGGAGCAGCCTTCTTCAGTAACTAAAAATGGCAACAGATCCAAGTCTAATTCAAAAGTG GGAATGCAGAGAGATTTAGATGTCAAAAGCTCAAGGAAGATACAGGTTAGTGAAGAGGATGAAGGAGCAGAGGAGGAAGGAGTagaggaagaggatgaagaagaacacGGTGAAACCATGTGTGGAGCTTGTGGAGATAACTATGCTTCTGATTTCTGGATTTGCTGCGACATGTGCGAGAAATGGTTTCATGGGAAGTGTGTGAAGATCACTCCAGCTAGAGCTGAACATATCAAGCAATACAAGTGCCCTTCTTGCAGCAACAAAAGAGCTCGACCCTAA